In one Lycium barbarum isolate Lr01 chromosome 7, ASM1917538v2, whole genome shotgun sequence genomic region, the following are encoded:
- the LOC132603600 gene encoding ATP-dependent Clp protease ATP-binding subunit ClpA homolog CD4B, chloroplastic, producing the protein MARALVQSTSIPSSVAGDRTTKFNGSGKTKRSVTMLCNAQSSTLSLRDFTGLRGCNAIDTLVRRPGQTLQSKVAAATSVRRPQGCRFVPKAMFERFTEKAIKVIMLAQEEARRLGHNFVGTEQILLGLIGEGTGIAAKVLKSMGINLKDARVEVEKIIGRGSGFVAVEIPFTPRAKRVLELSLEEARQLGHNYIGSEHLLLGLLREGEGVAARVLENLGADPSNIRTQVIRMVGESNEAVGASVGGGTSGQKMPTLEEYGTNLTKLAEEGKLDPVVGRQPQIERVTQILGRRTKNNPCLIGEPGVGKTAIAEGLAQRIATGDVPETIEGKKVITLDMGLLVAGTKYRGEFEERLKKLMEEIKQSDEIILFIDEVHTLIGAGAAEGAIDAANILKPALARGELQCIGATTLDEYRKHIEKDPALERRFQPVKVPEPTVDETIQILKGLRERYEIHHKLRYTDDALVAAAQLSYQYISDRFLPDKAIDLIDEAGSRVRLRHAQLPEEAKELEKELRQITKEKNEAVRGQDFEKAGELRDREMDLKAQITVLIDKNKEMSKAESEAGDTGPLVTEADIQHIVSSWTGIPVEKVSTDESDRLLKMEETLHTRIIGQDEAVKAISRAIRRARVGLKNPNRPIASFIFSGPTGVGKSELAKALATYYFGSEEAMIRLDMSEFMERHTVSKLIGSPPGYVGYTEGGQLTEAVRRRPYTVVLFDEIEKAHPDVFNMMLQILEDGRLTDSKGRTVDFKNTLLIMTSNVGSSVIEKGGRRIGFDLDYDEKDSSYNRIKSLVTEELKQYFRPEFLNRLDEMIVFRQLTKLEVKEIADIMLKEVFERLKLKEIELQVTDRFRDRVVDEGYNPSYGARPLRRAIMRLLEDSMAEKMLAGEIKEGDSVILDVDSDGNVTVLNGSSGTPSDPAPEPIPV; encoded by the exons ATGGCTAGAGCTTTAGTTCAGTCAACAAGCATCCCATCGTCAGTTGCTGGTGATAGGACGACCAAATTCAATGGATCtgggaaaacaaaaagaagtgtTACAATGCTATGCAATGCACAATCATCTACGCTAAGTCTGAGGGATTTTACAGGATTGCGAGGATGCAATGCAATAGATACACTAGTCAGACGACCGGGACAAACTCTCCAATCCAAGGTAGCTGCTGCAACTTCTGTCAGACGACCACAAGGTTGCCGATTTGTACCAAAAGCAATGTTTGAGCGCTTCACAGAGAAGGCAATAAAAGTCATTATGCTTGCACAAGAAGAGGCCAGACGACTTGGTCACAATTTTGTCGGCACAGAGCAGATTTTGTTGGGTCTTATTGGTGAGGGAACTGGTATTGCTGCTAAGGTTCTTAAATCCATGGGAATCAATTTGAAAGATGCTCGTGTGGAAGTGGAGAAGATAATTGGGAGGGGTAGTGGATTTGTTGCTGTTGAGATCCCTTTTACTCCTCGTGCCAAGCGTGTTCTGGAACTTTCTCTGGAGGAAGCCCGCCAGCTAG GGCATAACTATATTGGTTCGGAGCACTTGCTACTTGGATTGCTACGTGAAGGTGAAGGTGTGGCTGCCCGTGTCCTTGAAAATTTGGGCGCTGACCCCAGCAACATCCGCACTCAG GTGATCCGAATGGTTGGAGAGAGTAATGAGGCTGTTGGTGCTAGCGTTGGAGGTGGAACCTCTGGCCAAAAAATGCCTACACTGGAGGAGTATGGAACAAATTTGACAAAATTAGCTGAAGag GGGAAATTGGATCCCGTTGTTGGAAGACAGCCGCAGATTGAAAGGGTCACTCAAATCTTGGGTCGGCGGACTAAGAACAACCCTTGTCTTATTGGAGAACCAGGTGTTGGCAAAACAGCTATTGCTGAAGGTCTGGCACAAAGAATTGCAACCGGTGATGTCCCTGAAACAATTGAGGGGAAGAAG GTGATAACTCTTGATATGGGTTTGCTTGTTGCTGGGACAAAATACCGTGGAGAGTTTGAGGAAAGGCTAAAGAAGCTGATGGAGGAAATCAAACAGAGTGATGAAATAATACTATTTATCGATGAAGTGCACACATTGATTGGAGCTGGAGCAGCAGAGGGGGCCATCGATGCTGCAAACATCTTGAAACCTGCCCTAGCTCGAGGTGAACTACAG TGTATCGGAGCTACTACACTGGATGAATACAGAAAGCATATTGAGAAAGATCCTGCATTGGAGAGGAGATTCCAGCCAGTTAAGGTCCCTGAACCTACTGTTGATGAAACCATACAGATTCTAAAAGGGCTTCGTGAGAGGTATGAGATTCATCACAAACTTCGTTACACTGACGATGCCTTAGTGGCTGCTGCCCAGCTCTCGTACCAGTACATCAG TGACCGATTTCTGCCTGATAAAGCAATTGACTTGATTGATGAAGCTGGTTCCCGTGTTCGACTTCGCCATGCTCAG CTCCCCGAGGAAGCAAAAGAGCTCGAGAAAGAGCTTCGTCAGATTACGAAGGAAAAGAATGAAGCTGTGCGCGGTCAAGATTTCGAAAAG GCTGGGGAATTACGTGATAGGGAAATGGATCTGAAGGCACAGATCACAGTCCTCATTGACAAAAACAAAGAGATGAGCAAGGCTGAAAGTGAGGCTGGAGATACAGGTCCTCTTGTGACAGAAGCAGATATTCAGCACATTGTCTCTTCTTGGACTGGCATCCCTGTTGAGAAGGTCTCCACTGATGAATCTGATCGCCTCCTAAAGATGGAAGAAACACTTCACACTCGAATCATTGGCCAGGATGAAGCTGTCAAAGCCATTAGTCGTGCTATTCGACGTGCGCGAGTTGGCCTCAAGAATCCCAACCGGCCTATTGCTAGTTTTATCTTTTCTGGTCCCACTGGTGTTGGGAAATCAGAACTGGCAAAGGCACTGGCCACTTATTACTTTGGTTCTGAAGAAGCAATGATCCGGCTTGATATGAGTGAGTTCATGGAGAGACACACTGTCTCTAAGCTCATTGGATCGCCCCCTGGTTATGTTGGTTACACAGAAGGTGGTCAATTGACTGAAGCTGTAAGGCGTCGACCTTATACTGTTGTGCTCTTTGATGAGATTGAGAAGGCTCATCCTGATGTCTTCAACATGATGCTTCAAATTCTTGAAGATGGAAGGTTGACAGACAGCAAGGGTAGAACTGTAGATTTCAAGAACACACTTCTTATCATGACATCAAATGTCGGAAGTAGCGTGATAGAGAAAGGTGGTCGTCGTATAGGTTTTGATCTTGATTATGATGAGAAGGATAGCAGTTACAACCGTATCAAGAGCTTAGTGACTGAAGAATTGAAGCAGTACTTCAGGCCAGAGTTTTTGAACAGATTGGATGAGATGATTGTATTCCGTCAGCTCACTAAGTTAGAGGTTAAGGAGATAGCTGATATCATGCTAAAGGAGGTGTTTGAGAGGTTGAAACTTAAGGAGATAGAACTTCAAGTGACCGACAGGTTTAGAGATAGGGTTGTTGACGAGGGATACAACCCTAGCTACGGAGCACGACCTCTGAGAAGAGCTATTATGAGACTGTTGGAGGACAGCATGGCTGAGAAAATGCTTGCAGGCGAGATCAAAGAAGGTGATTCAGTTATTTTGGACGTCGATTCCGATGGCAATGTGACTGTCCTCAATGGCAGTAGTGGTACTCCCTCAGATCCAGCTCCCGAGCCTATCCCCGTGTAG